In Bacillus cereus ATCC 14579, a single window of DNA contains:
- the gcvT gene encoding glycine cleavage system aminomethyltransferase GcvT → MITLQRTPLFDVYAKYGGKTIDFGGWELPVQFSSIKEEHEAVRTAAGLFDVSHMGEVEVKGVDSLAFLQRVVTNDVSTLKVGGAQYTAMCYENGGTVDDLLIYKRGEEDYLLVINASNIEKDYEWLASHVIGDATVVNVSSEVAQLAIQGPKAEGILQKVVSEDLKEIKFFKFKNDILVDGIPALVSRTGYTGEDGFEIYCKSEDAAKLWEKLLEVGAEEGLKACGLGARDTLRFEATLPLYGQELSKDITPIEAGIGFAVKTNKEADFFGKATLKEQKENGAPRKLVGIEVIERGIPRTHYPVFIGEEKIGEVTSGTQSPTLKKSIGLALIDVKYAAVDTEVEIEIRNKRVKAVVVPTPFYKRSK, encoded by the coding sequence ATGATTACATTACAACGTACACCGTTATTTGATGTATACGCGAAGTATGGTGGGAAAACAATCGACTTCGGTGGTTGGGAATTACCAGTTCAATTTTCAAGCATTAAAGAAGAACACGAAGCTGTACGTACAGCTGCAGGTTTGTTCGATGTGTCTCATATGGGAGAAGTTGAAGTAAAAGGTGTAGATAGTTTAGCATTTTTACAACGTGTTGTTACAAATGACGTATCTACCTTAAAGGTAGGGGGCGCACAATATACAGCTATGTGCTACGAAAATGGTGGTACAGTAGATGATTTATTAATCTACAAACGTGGTGAAGAAGACTATTTATTAGTAATCAATGCATCAAATATCGAGAAAGATTACGAATGGTTAGCAAGTCATGTAATTGGCGATGCGACAGTAGTCAATGTTTCTAGTGAAGTTGCACAGCTTGCAATTCAAGGACCAAAAGCAGAAGGCATTTTACAAAAAGTTGTGTCAGAAGATTTGAAAGAAATTAAGTTCTTTAAATTTAAAAACGATATTCTTGTAGACGGAATTCCAGCACTTGTATCTCGTACAGGTTACACAGGTGAAGATGGATTCGAAATTTACTGTAAGAGTGAAGATGCTGCAAAACTTTGGGAGAAACTTCTTGAAGTTGGAGCAGAAGAGGGCTTAAAAGCATGTGGTTTAGGTGCTCGTGATACACTTCGATTCGAAGCAACATTACCACTTTATGGACAAGAATTATCAAAAGATATTACACCGATTGAGGCTGGAATTGGCTTTGCGGTAAAAACAAATAAAGAAGCAGACTTCTTTGGAAAAGCAACGTTAAAAGAGCAAAAAGAAAACGGTGCGCCTCGTAAATTAGTCGGCATCGAAGTAATCGAACGTGGAATTCCTCGTACGCATTACCCTGTATTTATTGGTGAAGAAAAAATTGGGGAAGTAACAAGTGGTACACAATCTCCAACGTTAAAGAAAAGCATTGGTTTAGCACTAATTGATGTAAAATACGCAGCAGTTGATACAGAAGTAGAAATTGAAATTCGTAATAAACGCGTCAAAGCAGTAGTTGTTCCAACACCATTTTACAAACGTTCAAAGTAA
- a CDS encoding 2OG-Fe(II) oxygenase: MTNNNQIGENKEQTIFDHKGNTIMTEDREIHIISKFEEPLIVVLANVLSDEECDELIEMSKNKMERSKIGSSRDVNDIRTSSGAFLEDNKLTSKIEKRISSIMNVPASHGEGLHILNYEVDQQYKAHYDYFAEHSRSAANNRISTLVMYLNDVEEGGETYFPKLNLSVHPRKGMAVYFEYFYQDQSLNELTLHGGAPVTKGEKWIATQWVRRGTYK; encoded by the coding sequence ATGACAAACAACAATCAAATAGGTGAAAATAAGGAACAAACTATTTTTGATCATAAAGGAAATACGATTATGACAGAAGATAGAGAAATACACATTATTTCAAAATTTGAAGAACCTCTTATTGTCGTATTAGCAAATGTACTAAGTGATGAAGAATGTGATGAATTAATTGAAATGTCTAAAAATAAAATGGAGCGTTCTAAAATTGGTTCATCACGTGATGTAAATGATATTCGAACAAGTAGCGGTGCATTTTTGGAAGACAATAAACTTACTTCAAAGATTGAAAAACGAATTTCATCTATCATGAATGTTCCTGCGTCGCATGGTGAAGGATTGCACATTTTAAATTATGAAGTGGATCAACAATATAAAGCACACTATGATTATTTTGCGGAACATAGTAGATCAGCTGCTAACAATCGTATTAGTACGCTTGTAATGTACTTAAATGATGTAGAAGAAGGCGGGGAAACGTACTTCCCGAAATTAAATCTTTCTGTACATCCTAGAAAAGGAATGGCAGTATACTTTGAGTATTTTTATCAAGATCAATCACTAAATGAGCTTACGTTACATGGAGGGGCACCTGTAACGAAAGGCGAGAAATGGATTGCAACGCAGTGGGTGAGAAGAGGTACTTATAAGTAA
- a CDS encoding YqzE family protein, translating into MSTNDYVRFVTQQFVSYMDAPKEDRKQKKEQRRAEKEPFMNKWFGVMPLSAALFYRNVKSKRKKSS; encoded by the coding sequence ATGTCTACTAATGATTATGTTCGCTTTGTGACGCAGCAGTTTGTGTCGTATATGGATGCTCCAAAAGAAGATCGAAAACAAAAGAAAGAACAACGCCGTGCTGAAAAAGAGCCATTTATGAATAAGTGGTTTGGGGTTATGCCGCTGAGTGCTGCTTTGTTTTACCGAAATGTAAAAAGTAAAAGAAAAAAATCAAGTTAA
- the comGC gene encoding competence type IV pilus major pilin ComGC, which yields MQNEEGFTLLEMLLVMVVITILLLLIIPNVVTQRSSVQGKGCAAYVKSIEAQIQVYQLQHNKIPSLKELTDEKYITTDKCPNGESIHISDDGAVSIRAL from the coding sequence ATGCAGAATGAGGAAGGGTTTACTCTGTTAGAGATGCTATTAGTAATGGTTGTCATAACTATATTATTACTATTAATTATTCCGAATGTAGTTACACAGCGCTCATCGGTCCAAGGAAAAGGTTGTGCAGCTTACGTGAAATCTATAGAAGCGCAAATACAAGTATATCAATTACAACATAATAAAATTCCATCGTTAAAAGAACTGACAGATGAAAAGTATATTACAACTGATAAGTGCCCGAATGGCGAATCTATTCATATTTCAGATGATGGCGCAGTATCAATTAGGGCATTGTGA
- the gcvPA gene encoding aminomethyl-transferring glycine dehydrogenase subunit 1 encodes MLHRYLPMTEEDKKEMLQTIGVQTIDELFSDIPESVRFKGDLKIKEAKSEPELLKELSQMASKNANLKEYASFLGAGVYDHYAPVIVDHVISRSEFYTAYTPYQPEISQGELQAIFEFQTMICELTGMDVANSSMYDGGTALAEAAMLAAGHTRKKKILVSSAVHPESRAVLETYAKGQNLEVVEINHKDGVTDLDVLQSEVDDTVACVIVQYPNFFGQVEKLADIEKIVHQQKSLFIVSSNPLSLGALTPPGKFGADIVIGDAQPFGIPTQFGGPHCGYFATTKAFMRKIPGRLVGQTVDSDGKRGFVLTLQAREQHIRRDKATSNICSNQALNALAASVAMTALGKQGVKEMARQNISKAQYAKRQFEAKGFTVTFAGPFFNEFVVDCKRPVKEVNDALLQKNIIGGYDLGRDYKEHENHMLVAVTELRTKEEIDTLVNEMGAIQ; translated from the coding sequence ATGTTGCATCGTTATCTTCCAATGACAGAAGAAGACAAAAAAGAAATGTTACAAACGATCGGCGTTCAAACGATCGATGAATTATTCTCTGATATTCCAGAGAGTGTTCGTTTTAAAGGGGATTTAAAAATTAAAGAAGCAAAATCAGAGCCAGAGCTTTTAAAAGAGCTATCTCAAATGGCTAGTAAAAATGCTAACTTAAAAGAATACGCTTCTTTCTTAGGAGCAGGCGTATACGATCATTATGCTCCAGTAATTGTAGATCATGTTATTTCTCGCTCAGAATTTTATACAGCTTATACACCATACCAACCGGAAATTTCACAAGGGGAATTACAAGCAATCTTTGAATTCCAAACAATGATTTGTGAATTAACAGGAATGGATGTAGCAAACTCTTCTATGTATGACGGGGGTACAGCTTTAGCTGAAGCGGCAATGTTAGCAGCTGGCCATACTCGCAAAAAGAAAATTCTTGTATCTAGCGCGGTTCATCCAGAATCAAGAGCAGTACTTGAAACGTATGCAAAAGGTCAAAATCTTGAAGTTGTTGAAATTAATCATAAAGATGGTGTAACAGATTTAGATGTATTACAAAGTGAAGTAGATGATACAGTTGCTTGTGTAATCGTTCAATATCCAAACTTCTTCGGACAAGTTGAAAAATTAGCTGATATTGAAAAAATCGTTCATCAACAAAAATCATTATTTATCGTTTCTTCAAATCCATTATCATTAGGCGCATTAACACCACCAGGGAAATTTGGTGCTGATATTGTAATCGGTGATGCACAACCATTCGGTATTCCAACGCAGTTTGGTGGACCGCACTGTGGTTACTTTGCAACAACGAAAGCATTTATGCGTAAAATTCCAGGACGTCTTGTTGGACAAACTGTAGATTCAGATGGTAAACGTGGATTTGTATTAACGTTACAAGCACGTGAACAGCATATTCGTCGTGATAAAGCGACATCTAACATTTGTTCAAACCAAGCGTTAAATGCATTAGCAGCTTCTGTTGCAATGACGGCACTTGGCAAACAGGGTGTGAAAGAAATGGCACGTCAAAACATTTCTAAAGCACAGTATGCAAAACGTCAATTTGAAGCGAAAGGCTTCACAGTAACATTTGCTGGACCATTCTTCAATGAGTTTGTTGTAGATTGCAAACGTCCAGTGAAAGAAGTAAACGATGCATTATTACAAAAGAATATTATCGGTGGTTACGATCTAGGCCGTGATTATAAAGAGCATGAAAACCATATGCTTGTAGCAGTAACTGAGCTTCGTACAAAAGAGGAAATTGACACACTTGTAAACGAAATGGGGGCTATCCAATGA
- the comGB gene encoding competence type IV pilus assembly protein ComGB codes for MFMFKKTWSLSDQVVLLKRLGELLEKGYSLLQALEFLQFQLPVEKKVQLQRMIEGLKDGKSLHDSFHQLKFHQDMLSYLFYAEQHGDISFALQQGSALLYKKDKYRRDMMKIMQYPMFLMFFLLIMLFIFKLILLPQVEMVYSSFGSNTPLLTEQILSAIKLLPYIILTAILTVIIGGILYMLYFRKLPHIRQVKIMLRIPLIKTFLILKHSHYFATQLSGLLNGGLSVCEALTIMMEQRYHPFFKYEASRIERQLIGGEQLHSIIAKSGYYEKELSYVITHGQANGNLGIELGDYSDLIMEKMERKIKHMLVIIQPILFTCIGGIVVLMYLAMIMPMFQMMNSI; via the coding sequence ATGTTTATGTTTAAGAAAACTTGGAGTTTAAGTGATCAAGTAGTATTGTTGAAACGTTTAGGAGAATTATTAGAAAAAGGCTACTCTCTTTTACAAGCATTAGAATTTTTACAGTTTCAATTACCTGTAGAAAAGAAAGTACAATTGCAGCGCATGATTGAGGGGTTAAAAGATGGGAAAAGTCTACACGATTCTTTTCATCAGTTAAAGTTTCATCAGGACATGTTAAGTTATTTATTTTATGCCGAGCAACATGGTGATATTTCTTTTGCTTTGCAACAAGGAAGTGCACTTCTTTATAAGAAAGATAAGTATAGGAGAGACATGATGAAAATAATGCAGTATCCTATGTTTTTGATGTTTTTTCTACTAATCATGCTCTTTATTTTTAAACTCATTTTATTACCTCAGGTTGAAATGGTTTATAGTTCGTTCGGTTCTAATACACCACTACTTACAGAACAAATTTTAAGTGCAATAAAACTGCTACCTTACATTATTTTAACCGCTATTTTAACTGTTATTATTGGAGGTATTTTATACATGTTGTATTTTAGGAAACTTCCACATATTAGACAGGTAAAAATTATGCTTCGTATTCCCCTCATCAAAACATTTCTTATTTTAAAGCATTCACATTATTTTGCTACTCAGTTGAGTGGTTTATTAAATGGTGGACTATCAGTATGTGAAGCTTTAACAATAATGATGGAGCAAAGATATCATCCGTTCTTTAAATATGAAGCGAGCCGGATTGAAAGACAATTAATTGGAGGAGAACAGTTACATTCTATCATTGCTAAAAGTGGGTATTACGAGAAAGAACTTTCTTATGTTATTACGCATGGACAAGCAAACGGCAATTTAGGGATTGAATTAGGTGACTATAGCGATCTTATTATGGAAAAGATGGAACGGAAAATTAAACATATGTTAGTTATCATTCAGCCTATTTTATTTACATGTATTGGAGGAATCGTTGTCCTTATGTACTTAGCGATGATTATGCCGATGTTTCAAATGATGAATTCTATTTAG
- the comGF gene encoding competence type IV pilus minor pilin ComGF codes for MLLCRRKNKLEFGFSLIEMIVCLFLLSIFFLLFPRLHFIEMENKQSKGLNDWEWDVYLGQMQLEFREVSSGEQLAFENGESILRFRSRNGSEVSYEKENSRLIRKVNRRGREVVLQNIGTVSYKLTPHVLIINVKDPSGKIYQGVVMRYSEIGINV; via the coding sequence ATGCTTTTATGTAGGAGAAAAAATAAATTAGAATTTGGTTTTTCATTAATAGAAATGATTGTATGTCTGTTTCTATTATCAATATTTTTTTTGCTCTTTCCCCGCCTACATTTCATTGAAATGGAAAATAAACAGTCGAAAGGGTTAAATGATTGGGAGTGGGATGTGTATTTAGGGCAAATGCAATTGGAGTTTCGTGAAGTATCATCTGGAGAACAGCTAGCATTTGAAAATGGAGAAAGTATTTTACGATTCCGATCGCGTAATGGGAGTGAAGTATCGTATGAAAAAGAGAATAGTCGTCTTATAAGAAAGGTAAATAGGCGCGGGAGGGAAGTTGTTTTACAAAATATTGGAACGGTTTCTTACAAACTAACACCTCATGTACTCATTATAAATGTGAAAGATCCTAGTGGGAAAATATATCAAGGTGTAGTTATGCGATATAGCGAAATAGGAATAAACGTATGA
- a CDS encoding shikimate kinase, with amino-acid sequence MKSIYITGYMGAGKTTIGKALSQELQMDVVDTDQKIEEKQEKAIRNIFAEEGEMAFREYESEMLRALPVHNVIITTGGGIIERAENRKWMKENGTVVYLYCDPHVIAERLREDTTRPLFQKKDIDAFVTKFESRRAYYEEAHIHIDTTNKSVKQIMNELKEKINV; translated from the coding sequence ATGAAATCTATATACATAACCGGTTATATGGGAGCAGGGAAAACAACAATTGGAAAAGCATTAAGTCAAGAACTTCAAATGGATGTTGTAGATACTGATCAAAAAATCGAAGAGAAGCAAGAGAAGGCAATTCGAAATATTTTTGCCGAAGAAGGCGAAATGGCTTTTCGGGAATATGAAAGCGAAATGTTACGTGCGCTACCAGTCCATAATGTCATTATTACAACTGGTGGGGGAATTATTGAACGAGCGGAAAATCGCAAGTGGATGAAAGAGAACGGAACTGTCGTGTATTTATATTGTGATCCGCATGTAATTGCAGAAAGGCTTCGTGAAGATACGACACGTCCACTATTTCAAAAGAAAGATATAGATGCATTTGTAACGAAATTTGAATCACGCCGAGCTTATTATGAAGAGGCTCACATTCATATCGATACGACAAATAAGTCTGTAAAGCAAATTATGAATGAATTAAAGGAAAAGATTAATGTATAA
- a CDS encoding GntR family transcriptional regulator, translated as MNIIISNSSQDPIYVQIRKQLSQLILNGGLKGGDQLPSIRSLAKELQISVITTKRAYEELEKEGYIETVAGKGTYVSRKNNELLKEQRLRLLESKAEEIVKESKVLQLSLEELQQMIACLYKGE; from the coding sequence ATGAATATTATTATTTCGAATTCTTCCCAAGACCCTATTTATGTGCAAATAAGAAAACAATTAAGCCAGCTTATTTTAAATGGTGGTTTAAAGGGTGGAGATCAATTACCGTCTATTCGTAGCTTAGCGAAGGAATTACAAATTAGTGTCATTACAACGAAGCGTGCATACGAGGAGCTTGAAAAAGAAGGATATATAGAAACTGTTGCTGGGAAGGGGACTTATGTTTCACGTAAAAATAATGAACTATTAAAAGAACAAAGGCTTCGCCTATTGGAAAGTAAAGCTGAAGAAATCGTAAAAGAAAGTAAAGTGTTGCAGCTTTCACTTGAAGAATTGCAGCAGATGATTGCGTGTTTATATAAGGGGGAATAA
- a CDS encoding DUF3929 family protein, with protein MVYHLENGETIKDVKEFCYRDQGKVLERVANRVMDNREVTAIDKQGTIISIACEDIVKVELDYITES; from the coding sequence ATGGTATACCATTTAGAAAATGGAGAAACAATTAAAGATGTAAAAGAATTTTGCTATCGAGACCAAGGAAAAGTGTTAGAAAGAGTAGCAAATCGTGTAATGGATAATAGAGAAGTGACGGCGATTGATAAACAAGGAACAATCATTTCAATAGCATGTGAGGACATTGTAAAGGTAGAACTTGATTACATAACAGAAAGTTAA
- a CDS encoding VC0807 family protein, whose amino-acid sequence MNQNKKAILDLVFYLVIPFLIWKFAKPYIDPYYAMLLSSVPGIIYTLYTFKKEKQFNVTGFFILITLISNTTVDLLSGSAERMLWNDAYYHIVLGIIVICTIFIKKPLMLYFAADIAALQGHDRDKSRELYRDSRIYPALQYLTLFFGLQFILKSFLKIYFISVFGVDGYGEMRAIMTAVGWGISICIGIGFVWVNNKIHAVTEEQESVQ is encoded by the coding sequence ATGAATCAAAATAAAAAAGCTATATTAGATCTTGTCTTTTATCTCGTAATCCCATTCCTCATTTGGAAATTTGCAAAACCTTATATCGATCCTTATTACGCGATGTTACTTTCCTCTGTTCCGGGGATTATTTATACACTGTATACCTTTAAAAAAGAAAAACAGTTTAACGTGACAGGGTTCTTTATTTTAATTACACTCATTTCTAATACAACGGTAGATTTATTATCTGGGTCAGCTGAACGAATGTTGTGGAATGATGCATATTATCACATCGTACTCGGCATTATCGTCATCTGTACAATTTTTATAAAAAAACCACTTATGTTATATTTCGCAGCAGATATTGCAGCGCTGCAAGGCCATGATCGCGATAAAAGTCGTGAGCTTTATCGTGATAGTCGTATCTATCCAGCATTGCAATATTTAACGTTATTTTTCGGGCTACAATTTATATTAAAAAGCTTTTTAAAAATTTATTTCATCTCTGTTTTTGGTGTAGATGGCTACGGTGAAATGAGAGCGATTATGACCGCTGTCGGATGGGGCATTTCTATTTGTATCGGAATAGGATTTGTATGGGTGAACAATAAAATACATGCCGTTACGGAAGAACAAGAATCCGTGCAGTAA
- the comGD gene encoding competence type IV pilus minor pilin ComGD: MKQQGFTFLEMLLVLFAISVLSIVTYFSVHSLYERQKVEQFLRQFSNDILYMQQLAINRQKHYTLRWHKDRNMYAIKESGTKYYIVKREYEEDIQIDLHTFPNPMTYNPSGNINRGGTIIISYRNYKYEIVFQLGRGRFTYREMSKRIHNG; the protein is encoded by the coding sequence GTGAAACAACAGGGGTTTACTTTTTTAGAAATGTTACTCGTTTTATTTGCTATTTCTGTATTAAGTATAGTTACGTATTTTAGTGTTCATTCCTTATACGAGCGACAAAAAGTTGAACAATTTTTGAGACAGTTTTCAAATGATATTTTGTATATGCAGCAATTAGCGATAAACCGTCAAAAGCACTATACATTACGTTGGCATAAAGATAGAAATATGTATGCTATAAAAGAGTCAGGTACAAAGTATTATATCGTCAAGCGAGAGTATGAAGAAGATATACAAATTGATTTGCATACGTTTCCAAATCCGATGACATATAATCCAAGTGGAAATATTAATAGAGGTGGTACGATTATAATTTCGTATCGAAATTATAAATATGAAATTGTATTTCAGCTTGGAAGAGGGAGATTTACGTATCGTGAAATGTCAAAAAGGATCCATAATGGCTGA
- a CDS encoding DEAD/DEAH box helicase has protein sequence MNVDISVDRTWQNNFLNRIDEDGPWTNWDLYHLAYETEKSLLVPTFDGLQAPKHLSHFTPLPHQLEVAQNVIEQMNGKAILADEVGLGKTIEAGLILKEYMVRGLVKKVLILVPASLVSQWAYELNTKFFIPAVAQKKSYSWEQADVIVSSIDTAKRSPHRDIVLNLEYDLIIIDEAHKLKNNKTKNYEFAQRLKKKFCLLLTATPVQNKIDEIFNLVSLLKPGHLGNQSNFEEYYASKNRSAESDEDLKALINKVMVRNRRHNTGIDWPKRHVRTIFVEFNEQEQALYNDIENWRGQDAFTSAFSSLTLKREACSSREAVYYSLKKHVEKRQKENEHYIKDPHIDVLMDKINHIPFNSKANKALELIKEIDDKVVIFTEYRASQMYLQWFLQQHGISSVPFRGGFKRGKKDWMKELFQNHAQVLIATEAGGEGINLQFCSHMINYDLPWNPMRLEQRIGRIHRLGQKNDVHIYNLATKHTVEEHILKLLYEKINLFERVIGELDEILTRINMKNIDAHIQEIFAQSKSEGEIRIKMENLTSIIDFAKRNEAEVQGYAAT, from the coding sequence ATGAATGTCGATATTTCCGTAGATCGGACATGGCAAAACAATTTTTTAAATAGAATTGACGAAGATGGTCCTTGGACAAACTGGGATTTATATCACTTAGCTTATGAAACAGAAAAATCGTTACTTGTTCCTACTTTTGATGGACTACAAGCACCGAAACATTTATCCCATTTCACACCGCTTCCGCATCAATTAGAAGTCGCTCAAAATGTGATTGAACAAATGAACGGTAAAGCGATTCTAGCAGATGAAGTAGGCCTTGGAAAAACAATCGAAGCTGGACTTATTTTGAAAGAATACATGGTCCGCGGGCTCGTGAAAAAGGTACTTATACTTGTCCCAGCTTCTCTCGTATCACAATGGGCATACGAACTGAATACAAAGTTTTTCATTCCAGCTGTAGCCCAAAAGAAAAGCTATTCATGGGAACAAGCCGATGTGATTGTCTCCTCAATTGATACTGCAAAACGTTCACCGCATCGTGATATCGTTTTGAACTTAGAATATGACCTTATTATTATCGATGAAGCACATAAACTTAAAAATAATAAAACAAAAAACTATGAATTTGCACAGCGATTAAAAAAGAAATTTTGTTTATTACTAACCGCTACTCCTGTTCAAAATAAGATTGATGAAATTTTTAACCTTGTTTCTTTATTAAAACCAGGACATTTAGGCAATCAATCCAACTTTGAAGAATATTACGCTTCCAAAAATCGCTCAGCCGAATCAGATGAAGACTTAAAAGCTCTCATTAATAAAGTAATGGTGCGAAATAGACGACATAATACCGGTATCGATTGGCCGAAGAGACATGTACGTACAATTTTTGTTGAGTTTAATGAACAAGAACAAGCTCTATATAATGATATCGAAAATTGGCGAGGACAAGACGCCTTCACATCTGCTTTCTCATCGTTAACTTTAAAACGGGAAGCATGTAGTAGTCGTGAGGCTGTTTACTATTCATTGAAAAAGCATGTAGAAAAAAGACAGAAAGAAAACGAACATTATATAAAAGATCCACATATCGATGTGCTAATGGACAAAATTAATCATATTCCTTTCAACTCAAAAGCAAATAAAGCTCTTGAGCTTATAAAAGAAATTGACGATAAAGTCGTTATCTTCACAGAATATCGAGCGTCACAAATGTACTTACAATGGTTTTTACAACAACACGGTATTTCTTCCGTTCCATTCCGCGGCGGGTTTAAACGCGGGAAGAAAGATTGGATGAAGGAGCTTTTCCAAAACCACGCACAAGTATTAATTGCAACTGAAGCTGGTGGTGAAGGGATTAACTTACAGTTTTGTAGCCATATGATCAATTATGATTTGCCATGGAATCCAATGCGTCTTGAACAAAGAATCGGGCGTATTCACCGTCTCGGTCAAAAGAATGATGTTCATATTTATAACTTAGCTACAAAGCATACTGTTGAAGAACATATTCTGAAACTGTTATATGAAAAAATCAACTTATTCGAGCGTGTTATCGGTGAACTCGATGAAATTTTAACGAGAATTAATATGAAAAACATCGACGCGCACATTCAAGAAATTTTCGCGCAATCAAAAAGCGAAGGTGAAATTAGAATTAAGATGGAAAACTTAACATCTATTATCGACTTTGCGAAACGAAATGAAGCTGAGGTGCAGGGCTATGCAGCAACATGA
- the comGG gene encoding competence type IV pilus minor pilin ComGG encodes MRKQNGFTMPGTIIFLILLTSFFIYETNMLFTDKKFYIEIEQKFLLDELLNRSITDIKKDLQQKEKEGTFFFQYEKGEASGNYVFENDLILVTLQCTLKQEAFYTVGFRYRKKDGKIVDWIEG; translated from the coding sequence ATGAGAAAGCAAAATGGATTTACAATGCCTGGAACGATTATCTTTCTTATTTTATTAACTTCTTTTTTTATATACGAAACAAATATGTTGTTTACAGATAAAAAATTTTATATAGAAATAGAACAAAAGTTTTTATTGGATGAATTACTTAACCGATCTATTACAGATATAAAAAAAGATTTACAGCAAAAAGAAAAAGAAGGTACATTTTTCTTTCAGTATGAAAAGGGAGAAGCGAGTGGAAATTATGTCTTTGAAAATGATTTAATTCTCGTTACGTTGCAGTGCACACTCAAACAGGAAGCTTTCTATACGGTAGGTTTTCGGTATAGAAAAAAGGATGGGAAAATAGTCGATTGGATAGAAGGATAA
- a CDS encoding YqhG family protein encodes MQQHEIHNYLYNFFEANNCEILERSPHLLDVQLTIEMDKLLMNRPFYWHYLEKTGGVPNPMRLTLITNPENEENDGELIHYGSPRLHQIFQTTKELGSYIRLYEDVRHNGATHTPLHPWLGINIKVSYQCDRKKDILHSIGIHLISGTMMANFHETLTNIKLTPKIPDFCFTLSPIIKPQSGLQRIEDALKNIIAEDDHTWAKEARVRWNHDLDLLNRFYEESDELPESYEIEKQALQEQYEPRITVQIINGGLFYVTANHFLSK; translated from the coding sequence ATGCAGCAACATGAAATTCATAATTACTTATACAATTTCTTTGAGGCGAATAACTGTGAAATTTTAGAACGTTCTCCTCATTTACTAGATGTGCAGTTAACAATTGAGATGGATAAATTATTAATGAATCGCCCTTTTTATTGGCACTATCTTGAGAAAACAGGAGGCGTACCGAATCCGATGCGCCTTACTCTTATTACAAATCCAGAAAATGAAGAAAATGATGGTGAGCTTATTCACTACGGTTCACCACGTCTACATCAAATTTTCCAAACGACAAAAGAATTAGGCTCATACATACGTTTATATGAGGATGTAAGACATAATGGAGCAACACATACACCGCTCCACCCTTGGCTCGGTATTAATATAAAAGTTTCCTATCAATGTGATCGAAAAAAAGACATCCTTCACTCGATTGGTATTCATCTCATTTCTGGAACAATGATGGCAAACTTTCATGAAACATTAACAAACATTAAACTTACACCAAAAATACCTGATTTTTGTTTTACGCTCTCGCCCATCATTAAACCTCAAAGTGGTTTACAACGCATAGAAGACGCTTTAAAAAATATAATTGCAGAAGATGACCATACGTGGGCAAAAGAAGCAAGAGTGCGTTGGAATCATGATTTAGACCTTTTAAACCGTTTTTATGAAGAAAGTGACGAACTTCCTGAGAGCTATGAAATTGAAAAACAAGCTCTGCAAGAACAGTATGAACCACGTATTACAGTGCAAATTATTAACGGTGGACTCTTTTATGTTACCGCGAATCATTTTCTATCAAAATAA